Proteins co-encoded in one Anabaena sphaerica FACHB-251 genomic window:
- a CDS encoding GAF domain-containing protein, whose product MALFPNINHILESNYYIPHGHCYLWQTPLVGLHLVSDALIAIAYFSIPAMLIYFVSKRNDIPFSNVFVLFGAFIILCGTGHLLDIWTLWHPDYWISGIERALTALVSCYTALQLVELLPQFLSLRTPEQLEAINQELEKQVTERQRTEETLRMIVTGTASVTGNDFFPALVQNLATALDVNYVMVSEAVDNSLSKLRTLALWSVSNLVENIEYDLVGTPCQTVVEEKLLYSYPNNLQDLFPNAPLLQEMDAQSYVGVPLLDRDQQVIGNLCIIDVKPFLTDERTKAIFSVFAARASAELQRKWAEEEKRQAYEDLEFRVEERTTELVRANNALESEISERIAAEEAMRVMAEREKAINGIILRMRQTLNLESIFHVTTTELRQAVGCDRVLIYRFQPDWSGELVSESVADDWTMMLPTRANDPKLTKVAVNQPNCITTLLSTSDILIRDTYLQENKGGLLRQKNSYYCVSDIYAAGFDSCYLNLLEELQARAYIITPIFCKQQIWGLLAVYQNGHPRQWQEAEIGIVTQIGNQLGVAVQQAELFAQTQQQAEELKIAKEAADKANRAKSEFLANMSHELRTPLNAILGFTQLMQPDQSLSFDHQQYIEIINNSGEHLLALIDDVLEMSKIEAGRITLYETEFDLHKLLFSLAAMLQLKAQSKGLQLSFDFHPSVPQYIKTDENKLRQVLINLLGNAIKFTEQGSVILRVRKEAAVEKLISLSPQSPITNLWFEVEDTGPGIAPEELGDLFQAFQQTRAGHKSKQGTGLGLKISQKFVELMGGEIAVISKLGQGSSFRFHIQAGLAPATPTFHSFTPDDVVSIAPGQNYRILIAEDNATNRLLLSRVLKNLGLEVQEAENGQVAIALWQQWQPHLIFMDMQMPILDGYAATQQIRRWEQELVEPGERPNPTKIIALTASAFTEQRQESLSAGCDDFVSKPFSREEILETLSQHLQIQYLHKSNSVNEISPNSLAHKPEFILNTVALGIMSDEWMAELYFAAAQGNDSRCLHLINQIPPEHTALITALTRLIETYQFDQLMTLTQPANS is encoded by the coding sequence TTGGCATTATTTCCAAACATCAATCATATCTTAGAGTCTAATTACTATATACCCCACGGGCATTGCTACCTTTGGCAAACTCCCCTAGTGGGATTGCATTTAGTGAGTGATGCGTTAATTGCGATCGCCTATTTCTCGATACCGGCAATGCTGATCTATTTTGTCAGCAAGCGGAATGATATTCCCTTCTCCAATGTTTTTGTCTTATTTGGTGCATTCATTATCCTCTGTGGTACAGGGCATCTCCTCGACATTTGGACGTTGTGGCATCCAGACTACTGGATTTCCGGCATTGAACGCGCCTTAACTGCCCTAGTTTCTTGCTATACAGCTTTACAGCTAGTAGAACTGCTACCGCAATTTTTGTCACTGCGAACACCAGAACAGCTAGAAGCCATCAACCAGGAATTAGAAAAGCAAGTAACAGAACGGCAACGCACCGAGGAAACCTTGCGAATGATTGTGACTGGAACTGCTTCTGTAACTGGTAACGATTTTTTTCCGGCTCTAGTGCAGAATCTGGCAACAGCACTCGATGTTAACTACGTTATGGTGTCGGAAGCAGTAGATAACTCCCTATCAAAACTGCGTACCCTTGCCCTCTGGTCTGTTTCTAATTTAGTAGAAAACATTGAATATGACTTAGTGGGTACTCCCTGCCAAACCGTAGTTGAGGAAAAATTACTGTATTCTTATCCAAATAATTTACAGGATTTGTTTCCCAATGCCCCATTACTCCAAGAAATGGACGCACAGAGCTACGTGGGTGTACCCTTGCTGGATAGGGATCAGCAGGTGATTGGCAATCTCTGCATTATAGATGTCAAACCCTTTCTTACGGATGAACGCACCAAAGCAATTTTCAGTGTCTTCGCCGCCAGGGCATCTGCTGAACTACAACGTAAATGGGCAGAAGAAGAAAAACGCCAAGCTTATGAGGATCTGGAATTCCGAGTTGAGGAGCGCACTACTGAACTTGTGAGAGCTAATAACGCTTTAGAAAGCGAAATTAGTGAACGTATTGCGGCGGAAGAGGCGATGAGAGTGATGGCAGAACGGGAAAAAGCCATCAACGGCATAATTTTACGAATGCGTCAAACCCTGAATCTAGAATCTATTTTCCATGTCACCACCACTGAATTACGTCAAGCCGTTGGGTGCGATCGCGTTCTCATTTACCGCTTTCAACCGGACTGGAGTGGAGAATTAGTGTCTGAGTCTGTCGCTGATGATTGGACTATGATGCTACCGACACGAGCAAATGATCCCAAACTCACCAAGGTGGCCGTAAATCAACCTAACTGTATCACAACTTTACTTAGCACTTCTGATATATTGATCCGTGATACCTACTTACAGGAAAACAAAGGCGGTTTACTACGCCAAAAAAACAGCTATTACTGTGTTAGCGACATCTACGCCGCAGGATTTGATTCTTGCTATCTCAATCTTCTCGAAGAGTTGCAAGCACGGGCTTACATTATCACCCCCATCTTCTGTAAACAGCAAATTTGGGGCTTGTTAGCAGTTTATCAAAATGGCCATCCCCGACAGTGGCAAGAGGCAGAAATAGGAATTGTCACCCAAATAGGTAATCAGCTAGGGGTGGCTGTGCAGCAGGCAGAATTATTTGCTCAAACCCAGCAACAAGCAGAGGAACTAAAAATAGCCAAAGAAGCCGCAGACAAGGCTAACCGGGCAAAAAGTGAGTTTCTAGCAAATATGAGTCATGAACTGCGTACTCCCCTGAACGCCATTCTCGGCTTTACTCAGTTGATGCAGCCGGATCAATCCCTGAGTTTTGACCATCAACAGTATATTGAAATCATTAACAACAGTGGTGAACATCTGTTAGCACTAATTGATGATGTGCTAGAGATGTCTAAAATCGAAGCCGGAAGAATCACACTCTATGAAACAGAGTTTGATTTACACAAGTTGCTCTTCAGTTTGGCAGCCATGCTGCAACTAAAAGCACAATCCAAGGGTCTACAACTGAGTTTTGATTTTCATCCTTCAGTACCCCAGTACATCAAAACCGATGAGAATAAACTGCGTCAGGTATTAATCAACCTGCTAGGCAATGCCATCAAGTTTACTGAACAAGGTAGTGTCATCCTCAGAGTAAGAAAAGAGGCAGCAGTTGAAAAGCTAATCTCCCTATCTCCCCAATCCCCAATCACCAATCTCTGGTTTGAAGTTGAAGACACTGGGCCTGGGATTGCCCCAGAAGAACTGGGTGATTTATTTCAGGCATTTCAGCAAACACGAGCGGGACATAAATCTAAACAGGGTACAGGTTTAGGTTTAAAGATCAGTCAGAAGTTTGTAGAATTGATGGGCGGTGAAATTGCTGTTATTAGTAAACTAGGTCAAGGTAGTAGTTTCAGGTTTCACATTCAGGCTGGTTTAGCTCCAGCAACCCCCACTTTTCATTCATTTACCCCTGATGATGTAGTTAGCATTGCTCCGGGGCAGAACTATCGGATTTTGATTGCTGAGGATAATGCTACCAACCGATTGCTACTGAGCCGCGTCTTAAAAAATCTAGGTCTGGAAGTGCAAGAAGCTGAAAACGGACAGGTTGCGATCGCTCTTTGGCAGCAATGGCAACCTCACCTGATTTTTATGGATATGCAGATGCCCATCCTCGACGGTTATGCAGCTACTCAACAAATTCGGCGTTGGGAACAAGAATTAGTAGAACCTGGAGAAAGACCCAACCCCACAAAAATCATTGCCCTAACTGCAAGCGCCTTTACTGAACAGCGACAGGAAAGCTTGAGCGCAGGCTGTGATGACTTTGTTAGCAAACCATTCAGCAGGGAAGAAATTTTAGAAACTCTATCCCAACATCTGCAAATTCAATATCTGCATAAATCAAATTCAGTAAATGAGATCAGCCCTAACTCTTTAGCTCACAAACCGGAATTTATTCTCAATACCGTTGCTTTGGGTATCATGTCGGATGAATGGATGGCCGAGTTATATTTCGCCGCCGCCCAAGGTAACGATAGCAGATGTCTCCACCTCATTAATCAAATCCCACCTGAACACACTGCGTTAATTACGGCTTTAACCAGATTGATTGAAACCTATCAATTTGACCAATTGATGACACTAACTCAGCCAGCTAACAGTTAA
- a CDS encoding response regulator: protein MSNKSPEHQPSPQTTQTNILIVDDVIENIRLLSSILERNGYQTRKAISGAMALTTVEASPPSLILLDVRMPDINGYQVCQQLKSNPNTAHIPIIFLSAADAVADKVQAFQVGGADYITKPFYIEEVLARVEHQLTIIKAQQTICDLNAKLEELASFINSNLSSKSMEFQQITNVSV from the coding sequence ATGAGCAATAAAAGCCCAGAACATCAACCTTCACCACAAACCACTCAGACTAATATTTTGATTGTTGATGATGTTATAGAAAACATTCGTCTCCTCTCTAGCATTTTGGAGCGTAATGGATACCAGACCCGTAAAGCAATTAGTGGAGCAATGGCTCTAACTACTGTTGAAGCATCTCCACCCAGTCTGATTTTGTTAGATGTGAGAATGCCTGATATTAACGGCTATCAAGTTTGTCAACAACTAAAATCAAACCCGAACACTGCCCATATTCCCATCATTTTCCTAAGTGCAGCTGATGCTGTTGCCGATAAAGTCCAAGCTTTTCAAGTAGGTGGTGCAGACTATATTACTAAGCCATTTTATATAGAAGAGGTATTGGCAAGGGTTGAACATCAATTAACCATTATTAAAGCTCAACAAACAATTTGTGATCTGAATGCAAAGCTAGAGGAACTTGCCAGTTTTATCAACTCAAACTTGAGCAGCAAATCTATGGAATTTCAGCAAATTACAAATGTATCTGTTTAG